A genomic region of Raphanus sativus cultivar WK10039 chromosome 6, ASM80110v3, whole genome shotgun sequence contains the following coding sequences:
- the LOC108806091 gene encoding 60S ribosomal protein L31-1, translated as MEKGKGRKEEIVTREYTINLHRRLHSCTFKKKAPNAIKEIRKFALKAMGTKDVRVDVKLNKQIWSKGIRGPPRRIRVRVARKRNDDEDAKEEFYSLVTVAEIPAEGLSGLGTKVIEEDE; from the exons ATGGAGAAAGGGaagggaagaaaggaggagATCGTTACCAGGGAGTACACTATCAACCTCCACAGGCGCCTTCATAGCTG CACATTCAAGAAGAAGGCACCCAATGCAATCAAAGAGATCAGGAAGTTTGCATTGAAAGCGATGGGAACCAAGGATGTTAGAGTCGATGTTAAGCTCAACAAACAGATTTGGAGCAAAGGTATCCGAGGTCCTCCTAGGAGAATCAGAGTCCGTGTTGCCCGTAAGAGAAACGATGATGAAGATGCCAAAGAGGAGTTCTACTCTCTTGTCACTGTCGCTGAGATCCCGGCTGAAGGTTTGTCTGGTTTGGGCACCAAGGTCATTGAAGAAGACGAGTGA
- the LOC108813646 gene encoding protein NDL3 encodes MAGLNDDVSVDIEEIYNGGKEHHVKTCHGLVSVVVYGDQEKPALITYPDVALNYLSCFQGLFLCPEAVSLLLHNFCIYHISPPGHEFGAAPVCSNDPSPSVEDLANQILEVLNFFSLESVMCMGITAGAYILSLFAIKHKDRVLGLILISPLCKAPSWSEWFYYKVVSNLLYYYGMSGLLKDRFLQRYFSKEARGSSDVPERDVVHECRRLLGERHGISLRRFLEAINRRHDITDGLRSLKCRTLIFVGDQSPFHSETLHMVAALDRKYSALVEVQACGSMVTEEQPHAMLIPMEFFLMGFGLHRPGRVSDSPTSPLSPSCISPELLSPESLGLKLKPIKTRVPTTKC; translated from the exons ATGGCTGGTTTAAACGACGACGTCTCAGTCGACATTGAAGAGATCTACAATGGCGGCAAG GAACATCATGTCAAAACTTGCCATGGCTTAGTTTCAGTTGTTGTCTATGGAGACCAAGAGAAGCCAGCATTGATCACTTATCCAGATGTAGCATTAAATT ACTTGTCTTGCTTCCAAGGACTGTTTCTCTGCCCTGAAGCAGTGTCCTTACTCCTCCATAACTTCTGCATCTACCATATTAGCCCCCCAGGACATGAG TTCGGAGCTGCTCCAGTTTGTTCCAATGATCCTTCGCCTTCTGTTGAAGACCTAGCCAACCAGATTCTTGAAGTGTTGAACTTCTTTAG CCTGGAGTCAGTGATGTGCATGGGGATCACAGCTGGTGCCTACATCCTTTCCTTATTTGCT ATAAAACATAAAGATCGAGTTTTGGGTCTGATTCTGATATCGCCTCTATGCAAAGCACCCTCATGGTCTGAATGGTTTTATTACAag GTAGTGTCAAACTTGTTGTACTATTACGGCATGTCTGGATTGTTAAAAGATCGTTTCCTTCAGAGGTACTTCAGTAAG GAAGCTCGTGGTAGCTCTGATGTTCCAGAGCGTGATGTAGTACATGAATGCAGAAGG CTGCTTGGCGAAAGACACGGTATTAGCCTGAGGAGGTTTCTGGAAGCAATCAACAGGAGACATGACATAACAGATGGGTTGAGGAGTTTGAAATGTCGTACACTCATATTTGTTGGAGACCAATCTCCTTTCCACTCTGAGACTCTTCACATGGTGGCTGCATTAGACAGAAAATACAGCGCCTTGGTTGAG GTGCAAGCTTGTGGATCAATGGTGACAGAAGAGCAACCACATGCGATGTTGATACCAATGGAGTTTTTTCTCATGGGGTTTGGGTTGCATCGGCCTGGTCGGGTTAGTGATAGCCCTACGAGTCCACTCAGTCCGTCGTGTATTTCTCCGGAGCTTCTGTCTCCGGAGAGCCTTGGTTTGAAGCTGAAGCCAATAAAGACTCGGGTTCCCACCACCAAATGTTAA
- the LOC108806102 gene encoding 60S ribosomal protein L28-1 encodes MATVPGQLIWEIVKTNNCFLVKQFGRGNAKVQFSKETNNLCNLNSYKHSGLANKKTVTIQPADKEQGVVLATTKTKKQNKPKISVNKSILKKEFPRMSKAVANQVVDNYYRPDLKKFALARLSVISKSIRVAKSGAKQRNRQA; translated from the exons ATGGCGACAGTACCAGGACAATTGATATGGGAGATCGTTAAGACAAACAACTGTTTCTTGGTCAAACAGTTCGGGAGAGGCAACGCCAAGGTTCAGTTCAGCAAGGAGACCAACAATCTCTGCAACCTCAACTCCTACAAGCACTCtg GTCTTGCAAACAAGAAGACAGTGACCATCCAGCCAGCTGACAAGGAACAAGGTGTTGTCCTCGCCACCACCAAGACCAAGAAGCAGAACAAGCCTAAGATCTCTGTCAACAAGTCCATCCTCAAGAAGGAATTCCCAAGGATGTCCAAGGCTGTTGCTAACCAG GTGGTAGACAACTACTACAGGCCAGACTTGAAGAAATTCGCTCTTGCCAGACTCAGTGTCATCAGCAAAAGCATTAGGGTTGCCAAATCCGGTGCCAAGCAAAGAAACCGTCAAGCTTAA
- the LOC108813666 gene encoding K(+) efflux antiporter 4-like: protein MRRCKTEKLFCVVETMRFLAFLLICSFALALSADSDNIGTDSVTTREINVTSAESNATSAKPKEDSFADMIDRALEKEFPENDQNDVPDPGSFNNSVADQQAVLETVARVKPKKNETKTKEEKSFFNLDNENGVEDTPRLIDRKDNVFIMSNPKSKYPVLQLDLRLISDLVVVIVSATCGGIAFACAGQPVITGYLLAGSVIGPGGLSFVSEMVQVETVAQFGVIFLLFALGLEFSAAKLRVVRAVAIPGGLLQIFLFMCLSGITASLCGGKLTEGIFVGAFLSMSSTAVVLKFLMEKNSISALHGQITVGTLILQDCAVGLLFALLPVLGGTSGVLQGMLSMAKSLAILIAFLAALFVLSRTWVPWFLKLMTSLSSQTNELYQLAAVAFCLLVAWCSDKLGLSLELGSFAAGVMISTTDLAQHTLEQVEPIRNFFAALFLASIGMLIHMHFLWNHVDILVAAVLLVIVIKTVVVAIVVKVFGYNNRTAVLVGMSLAQIGEFAFVLLSRASNLHLIESKLYLLLLGTTALSLVTTPFLFKLIPAVVHLGVLLRWFSPDNSTEIGLKGDLYHLESAKRISLMIQGSLHDS, encoded by the exons ATGCGGCGGTGTAAAACTGAGAAATTATTCTGTGTTGTTGAAACGATGAGGTTTCTGGCGTTTCTTCTGATCTGCAGTTTCGCTCTTGCTCTTTCCGCCGACTCCGATAATATCGGGACTGACTCAGTTACCACTCGGGAGATCAACGTAACCTCCGCTGAGTCAAATGCGACGAGCGCGAAACCAAAGGAGGACAGTTTCGCGGATATGATCGATCGTGCGCTTGAGAAGGAGTTTCCTGAGAATGACCAGAATGATG TTCCTGATCCAGGAAGCTTCAATAATAGTGTTGCTGATCAGCAG GCTGTTCTCGAGACTGTTGCTCGAGTTAAGCCCAAGAAAAATGAGACCAAGACCAAAGAGGAGAA ATCATTCTTTAATTTGGATAACGAGAATGGCGTCGAAGATACTCCAAGACTGATTGATAGGAAG GACAACGTTTTTATCATGTCCAATCCAAAATCCAAGTACCCTGTACTGCAGCTTGATTTAAG GTTGATATCAGATCTGGTTGTCGTCATTGTTTCTGCTACTTGTGGTGGAATTGCCTTTGCTTGTGCTGGTCAACCG GTCATTACTGGGTATCTATTGGCTGGGTCTGTCATTGGACCGGGTGGGTTAAGCTTTGTTAGTGAAATGGTGCAG GTTGAAACAGTAGCTCAATTTGGTGTTATCTTTCTCCTTTTTGCTTTAGGATTAGAATTTTCTGCAGCAAAG CTTCGTGTAGTTCGTGCAGTAGCTATTCCAGGAGGTCTTCTTCAGATATTTTTATTCATGTGCTTGAGTGGGATAACAGCCTCG TTATGTGGCGGTAAACTAACAGAAGGAATATTCGTTGGTGCATTTCTTTCGATGTCATCAACAGCTGTG gttttgaaatttttaatggAAAAAAATAGCATAAGTGCTCTTCATGGTCAGATTACCGTTGGGACTCTAATCCTTCAG GATTGTGCTGTGGGTTTACTTTTTGCTCTCCTTCCGGTTCTTGGTGGCACTTCTGGTGTCCTTCAAGGAATGTTGTCCATGGCTAAATC GTTGGCTATTTTGATTGCGTTTCTGGCTGCTTTGTTTGTATTGTCACGTACCTGGGTACCTTGGTTTCTAAAACTTATGACAAGCCTTTCTTCTCAG ACTAACGAGCTCTACCAGTTGGCAGCTGTAGCATTTTGCTTGCTTGTCGCTTGG TGTAGTGACAAGCTCGGTTTAAGTCTTGAGTTGGGTTCCTTTGCGGCGGGAGTGATGATCTCAACAACTGATCTTGCTCAGCACACTCTTGAACAA GTGGAACCCATCCGCAATTTTTTTGCAGCACTATTCCTTGCTAGTATTGGAATGTTGATACATATGCACTTCTTGTGGAACCATGTTGACATCTTGGTAGCAGCAGTGTTACTGGTGATAGTGATAAAGACCGTGGTAGTTGCAATTGTTGTTAAAGTCTTTGGATACAATAACAGAACTGCAGTACTG GTTGGAATGTCACTTGCGCAGATTGGGGAATTTGCTTTTGTTCTGCTAAGTCGAGCATCAAATCTTCACCTAATTGAG AGCAAACTGTACCTCCTGCTCCTGGGAACAACTGCTTTAAGCTTG GTAACGACACCATTTCTATTCAAATTGATACCGGCCGTTGTACATTTAGGAGTGCTCTTACGGTGGTTCTCTCCAGATAACTCAACTGAG ATTGGTTTGAAAGGAGATTTGTATCATTTGGAGAGTGCAAAGCGTATATCACTAATGATCCAAGGTTCTCTTCACGATTCTTGA